A stretch of DNA from Synechococcus sp. JA-3-3Ab:
AGTGGACAGGTCATCGCAGCAACGGTAATCTACGGCCTTTTGGGCTATCTGGTGGCAAGCTATTTCTTCATCGGTTTCAGCCGGGCCGACTGGGGGTTGAATTGGCCCAGCGATCTGCTGGCGGGGTATAGCCTGGGGGCTTTGTGGTTCATCTTTTGCCTCACCCTTCTGCGGATTCAGTGGATGCGCCAGACAAATGGCCGCGGCCAAGCAAGGTAGTGCATAGGTACAGAATCCTCCGGTTGCGATACACTACCCAGATAAGGCCCTTTGCCGGTTAGTTGCAGCCTCTGGCCAAAAGCTTTTGGGATGGGTCAGCGGATCTCGGAAAAGGGCTGTTATCTCTTGTATCTCAGCGCCCCAAATATCCTATGACTGCTACTTTTGTTCACACACCTTTGGCGCAAACCCTTCTGCCCCGTCCTTCCTGGGTTCGGGATTCCATGCTGGTGTTGGGGGGAAGTTTGTTGGTAGCGGCCCTGGCGCAGGTGCGGATCCCTTTGCCCTTTACGCCAGTACCCATCACCGGACAAACCTTCGGCGTGATGCTGGTGGGGGCAGGCTTTGGGTCGAGGTTGGGCTTTCTCGCCTTGCTGCTGTACCTGCTGGAGGGGCTTTTGGGGTTGCCCTTCTTCAACGGCGGCGGCTCCGGGCTCAGCCACCTAACCGGACCGACAGGGGGCTACTTGCTGGCCTTTCCCCTGGCCGCAGGGCTGATGGGCTGGTTTGTGGAGCGCTGGGGGGTGGATCGCAGCCCTTGGAAGATGGCCGCGTCCATGCTCTCCTGCTCGGTTTTGATCTACGTCTTGGGAGCCACCTGGCTGGGGGTGTGGCTGAACGAGAATGTCGGCCCCACTTCCGTCTTGGCCGTGCTCACCAAAGGCGTGTTCCCCTTTATCCCCGGCGATCTGCTGAAGTGTGTGCTAGCAGCAGCCCTGCTGCCCACCACTTGGCGTTGGCTGGGGCGGGAGACAGCGGATCCCAAGTCGTCCTCAAGCTAGGGCTTGCCCAACAGCAGCCCGATCGGTGTAGGGCCAGCCTCCCGAAAATCTAAAAAAAAAATGATATCTGCCGCAGTTTGGCCTTTTTTCTGAGATTCTAGTAACTGTGATCAAAACGGTGTTTAAAGCAACAGATTCAATGGAGCGCTTCCCTATATTGCTCTAGAGTTTTATAAGTCGCTGAGCGACAAGCCCCTTTATGGGGCTTTTTTTATCGGCTTTATAAAAAAGGTGGGATAGGGCTGACCCTGACTTGCTATAGCCAATTTGGCTGAGGGTGGAACGCTGTTAGAGATAAGATGGCATGGAGCAGACTCCAAGAGGCAACTCCACGAGCCACAGCCCAGACTTAGGAGAGAGTTGTAGGGTATGTTAAGGAAGGGGACAGCCCGACAATAGCCGCATAGATTTACGAAGTCAGTCGTTAACGGTTTATCGCTGGCTGAGCCGAGAAAACCTAAGACCAACAGTTTTCAAGACACGGAAGTAAAAGATGGACTGCCCTAAAAGAACATGTGGAGCAGTAGATCAGAGGATAGAGCCAAGCTGTTCAACCCAGTGCTACAGCCTAATTAAGGGGTACAGTAGCAACACTTAGCAAGCCAACCCTATCAAAAGCCAGAAACTGGATCACCGTTTCCTGGGTGGCCTGGCCGTAGCGCTGGTAAAACAGCTCCTGATCCCCGGTGGTGTAGAGGAAAACCTGAAGGGCAATCTGGAAGCGGAGATCACCGTTTTGGATGCCCTTTTACTCAAGTAAGTTGATCAACACTCACGTCACCGGAATGGCCAAGAACACCGCCAACAAGCCGGCCACAGTACCGCTCACAAACAAAGAGAAAAACATGATCACAGGGTTGATATTGACGGATCCCTGCATCACGCGAAGCAGGAGTAAGCTCTCTTCTACTTGTTGTAGGGAGATACAAATTACTGGATAGAGAGCCATACGCTCTGTGATAAGACAATATGAGCAATTAGGCTAGTCCCAATAGTGGCTCCAATACCTGGAATTAAATCAAATAAACCTGTAATCATCGATGAGGTTAGAGCTGAAGGGATCCGAAGTACTAAAAACACTGGAAAAGCTGAAATAGCGAAGAAAAACGACAACACGGCTCAACCCCAGAAAAATCCCAAAAATTCCGCCGCACACTTTCAGTAATTCGAGCTTTCCACTCCTCTGGGAACGGCTTTAGAAATAAGCTCCACAGTCGCTTTCCATCCAGCAGGATAACAATTTAAAAACAGGTTTACTAAACCGAAGACCAAGCTGCGCAAAGTCAACACGTCAGGGCCCAGTAGGCCTGTCGAAAAGGCTTCGGGCAAGCTTCTGAGCAACAAAATCCCCGCGGCCTAGCCAGCGCAAGTTAGCCTGGGCATTTAGTTGGGGATCTCGATCGTGACATTGGCCAACTGCACATCGTCATAGTCCACCCAAGCCCCACCGTCCTGGCCGATTGTGTCAGTCCCCAGCGGCACAAAGATATCCAGGGATCCACCCAAAAGAGGGATACTGATCCGGGATCCGCCGGCGATCCTGCCAGGCTGGATCACCGTTTTGCCAGTGCGCAAGGTAACCGTATTCAGCCCCAGGCGCAGATGCTCTAGTGGCAGAGGGATGCGCAGGTCGTCTCCCCCCAAGTGGATTTGCTCCACCTCCACTCCGTTTAAAAGCACTCGCATGGGAGACATATTGGCGCCGGGAATGCGGGACTGGCCGGCCCGATAGGCAGCGGCAGTATCCAACCCAATCAGGGATCCAAGCCGCAAAACCGGTGGGCGAGGCGGCAGGCGGTCTAGGCTGAAGGAGCGGGTCATCTCCACCCCTTGGGCAGGCGCCAGAAATTGCCCGGCAGCCGCCGACTTTGGAGAATATTGGTTATCGCCCAGGCGGATGACATTGGCCTCCAGCACCAGCGTGGCGTTGGGATCCCAGCGCTCCAACTGCAACTGCCAAGGCCGATCCCCGCCGGTCTGTCCGTTGCCTGTGCTCTGGGAATAGGGCAAATAGTTCTCCAGCCGCGCCACCAAAATTTCTTCTGCCGGCAGCGGCCCCGGCAGGCGAAACCGCCCTTGGGCATCGGTGCGCACCGAAATCCCTGCCCCCGGAATGGCCACCTCCACCCCGGCCAAAGGCTGCCCTGTCAGGCGATCCACCACCTGCCCAGAGTAGGCCGAGTCCAACTGCACCTGGCCGGTGGGTGCATCTGTGGCCGCCTGAATGCGCTGCTGCAACACCTGCCAATCGGCTTCTGTAATCCGCCCATCCTGATCGACATTGGCAGCCCGGATCTGGTCGTCGGTCAACTCCCGTTCTCCCCGCAAATAGGCCCCCAACAGGTTGAGATCCTGCACCGTCAAACGACCATCCCCATCCAGATCGCCTGCTTGAAAGGGCTGCGCTTGGGCAGAAGACAGGTCTATCCAACCCAGAGCCAGGGATCCCAGCAACAAGAGAGAACGGGCTAAACAGGAGACCCTAGACATCACAACTCTCCTGGGGAAAGAGCCGAAAGGCACTCTTTATGTCCTTATGTTTTAACGCAATTACTCCCCCACAGCAGGGTTGGCCGAGCCGGTGCGAAGTACTCTTAAACGCAATTTTGCTCGCCCGCCTTTGGCTGCAGGAGCCGAAAACTTGGTGGTAGGATAACCGTGGTGACTTGCTTCTCCGATGGCTCGATACTCCTGCGTTACCCAGCTCATGGGCTCAGCCGAGCAGTTAAGCGAAGCGATTCGCGCTGTCTTGGAGCGTTGCCAGCTTACTGTCCTACACAACAGCCCTGACTACTGGGTGGCCGGCGAGCCGCCTGGAAAAAATCCCTACGCCAAACTGGTGACGGTAGAGGTGTTTGTGGATCGCACCCGCCAAGCCGCTGACGGATCTGTACAGGTCACCTGCATCGCCAAAAACGAAGAGCTGCCCCTGAGAAGCGTCAACCATTGCCAACAAACCTTTGACCAATTGAGGACAGAGCTAGCCCAGTTGCAAGCTCAGCTGCAGCTTGCTGCTCGACAAAAAGAGGCCATAGAATAGCGAAGCTGAGTTCCCTTGGATCTCATGGCACGTCGCTGCCAACTGACCAACAAAAAACGCAACAACGCTTTCGCCATCTCCCACTCCCACCGGCGTACCAAGCGTCTGCAGGAGGTTAACCTGCAGTGGAAACGCATCTGGTGGGAGGAGGGCAAGCGGTTTGTTCGTTTGCGCCTTTCCACCAAGGCACTGAAAACCCTCAAGGCCAAAGGGATAGGGGCCATGGCCCGCGAAGCTGGAATCGACCTCAACCAATTTTGAGGGATCATCCGCTGCCTTGACCTCTTGAAAACCGATCTGCTGGGGCTGGCGCAAGAGTGGCCCTGGCTACAGTTCACAGCAATCCAAACAGTTTGCGTGACTTGGGCTGGAGCCCCGCCAGCAGAGTGTTGAGGGTGTCCCGCTGAGTAAGCTCGTTGGTGCCGCTCGCGCGTTCGAGCAAGAACTTGCGCATTTCGTCCGAGAGCTTGGCGTCGGTAAAGTCGGCGCCGACAAAGCTGGCCCCTTCAATTTGGGCCTCTTGGAGGTTGGCCCCCACCAGGAGGGCTTGGTCAAAGTTGGCATTCTGCAACTGGCAACTGGATAGGATGGCCTGGGAGAGGTTGCAGCGAAAGAGGTTGGCTTGGCGAAAGTCGGCGGCAAAAAAGTTGCCTTCCGTTAGGTTGGCAGCCACCAAGCTGGCCTCGCGAAAGATGGAATGGCTGAAGTGTCCCCCCTGAAAGCTGCTTTTGTCCAGCTTGGCAGCGGTGAAGTTGCTGTAGTCTCCCAGGGCTTGACTGAAGCTGGATCCCCGGAGATCGGAGGCAGCGAAGTTGGCCCGCTCCAGCTCGGCACGGCGAAAGTTGCATAACCGCAGATCTGCCTGCTGCATACTGAGCGAGCGCAGGTTGGCCCGCGTCAAGTTGGCCTTGGGCATCTGGATGCGGTCGAACAGGCCCCGCGAGAGGTAGGCGCCTTCGAGGTTGGCACCCAGCAGGGAGCGCCCTTCTCGCAGGGCTGCTAGCAAGTCCCGCGTGGTTTCAATGCGAACCGGCTCGGAGGGTTGGGGAGAAGGAACACTCACAGACAGACCATTCCTCACAGGCGAGCCAGAAACCTGGTCAACCTGGCCGAAACACTGAGGTCTAACAGGGATCTCATCTAACTAAGCTAACGTTTGCTTCGCTGGTCAGGGTTAAGGGGATGTTAAAGACGGCTCTGCATCGGTTTAACTTCCTGCCCGGAGCAATCCGCTCCAATTTGTTGCATACTCAGGGCAGCTTTTCGTTGCTCAAACCATTCATGCAGGTAGCTTTCATTGTCGATCCGTTGTCTCAGTTGCAGGTGGGCCACGACACCAGCGTTGCCCTAATGGAGGCGCTGCAGAAACGAGGCCACCGCATTTTTTGCCTTGGATTGGCCGACCTCTACTGGGATCAAGGGGAAACCTGGGGATCCGTTGAGGAGATTGTGTTGGATCTAGGAGCGGATCCCTGGTACGAAGTCAAAGAACGGCGTTTGTTGCCCTTGAGCCAGATGCAAGCCGTATGGATGCGCAAGGATCCGCCGGTGGACGCGGCCTATCTCTACGCCACCTACCTTCTGGATCATCTCTCCCCCCGCCGCACCCTAGTGCTCAACCATCCTGCCGGGATCCGCTCCGCCAACGAAAAGCTCTATGCTTTGCGGTTTAAAGAGTGGATCCCGCGTACCTGCGTCAGCAGCAGCAAGGCCTTGCTCCGCCAATTCGTCGAGCAGGTGGGGCAGGCGGTGCTCAAGCCCCTGGGCGGCAAGGGTGGGGAAGGGATCCTGCGGGTCAATGCCGGCGATCCAAACCTCAATTCCTTGATCGAGCTGAGCACTCAGTTTGGCCGGCTGCCCGTGATGGTGCAAGAGTATTTGCCGCAGGCAGCAGCGGGAGATAAGCGCATTTTGCTGCTGGAGGGCGAGCCTTTGGGCGCCGTCAATCGCATCCCTGGGGAGGGGGATTTCCGTGGCAATGTGGCCGCTGGGGGTCGGGTGGAGAAAACCGAGATTGCTGAAAAAGAACGGGCCCTCTGCGCGGCTTTGGCGCCAGTGCTGCGGCAGGAGAAACTCTATTTTGTTGGAATTGATGTCATCGGGGAACGGCTGACAGAGATTAACGTCACCAGCCCAACTATGCTGCGGGAGATCTGCCAGTTAGAAGGGGTTGATCTGGCCGATCAAGTGGCCCAGTGGCTGGAGAAGAAAGTGCCCATCAAAGCGTAAACTGCCCCACGCCCTCTTCCGAGGAATCTGGGCATTATCCAACAGATACCCTCTCCAGTCACTTTCCCCCTTTGAGCTCCCTCGCAAGAGCATCGATGCTACAGCCTGTTAAAAATAGGGTACAGGTATTCAAGAGGCAGGAGAGGAGGGGATGCCAACCCATTCTTTGGATTGACGGCAAAGAGTTGTGACAGCTTATCAGGCAGGTAAGACCTCTATCCGCTTCCGAAGTGGGTTTGCTAAGTGTTGCTACTGTACCTCTTGATTCTTTAGCAGGCTGTACCTCAAGCTCTGGGGGAAGTTACGCCTGGGGTCTGCCGGGGCTGGGCGACCAGCTAGGTAGGAGTCGCTGAAGCACAGACAAAAGTTCCCTTTTGCCCGCTGTTGTCTAAGTCTTTTAGAGCGGCATCTCCCAGTGCAGCTCGACGTAGGTATGGCCTTCCGGAGTGTGGGTGCGATGCCAGGAGCCCTTGGGCAGGTAGCGGGCAATGGTATTCATGGCTTTGCTGCCATAGCCGCCACCGGGGCTGGGGGCGTATTCTACGCCGTCATTGATGACCGACAAGCAGCAGTGGCGCTCCTTTTGCACCAAGGACACCTTGACGAAGGAGGCGTTGCCCTTGGGAGGTTGCACATGGGCGATGACATTGCCGATGGCCTCTCGCAAAAAGCGCAAGATGTCCTCCCGTTGGTCGAACCACTCGCCGGTATTGGGCTCCTCCAGAGGTTGTAGGTGGCGCTCCACAGGCAAGGTCAGGCTGCCCGTCCGAATCAGCTCGTCCAGATAGGTGTCGATGCCCCGGTGCAAGCCCTCCCGCAAGCTGGGGGAAATGCGCAGCTTGGTGGCCAGGGTGCGCACATCGTTAAGCTGCTCGCGAATGCCTCGCCCGATCCTTTCCAGTTGTTCCAGCAGACGATCGTAAATGGCAGGATCGGGATCCTTACCCTGCTGCTGTTGCCATTGCAAGCTCTCCAGCTCGTCCATCACCACCTTCAGCTCCTGCAGCTCGCGATCGTGAATGTCGGTGGCAATGCGGTAGAGCAGCTTGCGGGCTTGGTCGATAGCAGCCTCTTGTTCGGCCCGGCGCAGGCGCTCCAGTTCCTGTTGCTGGGCCAAGAGCCGCTCCTGGTTCTCCAAGATTACCAAGGTCAGAAGCAGGCTCACCCCCGTTAGACCGACGGCCAAAGCCGGCAAGGTCAGCGGCCAAATCCAACGCCACAGCAAAAATTGGGTCACGGCCCACCCTTCATAAGCAACCAGCCCCACCACTGGCCAGAGGAGAGAGCGCTGTTGTTTCCAGTCCCAGCAATTCCGTCGCGGGGAGGGGCGATAGAGCACCCAGATCAGGCCCGTTCCCGCCCCCAGCAGGAAGACAACTCCCGCCGCTAGCCCTGCCGGCAGGGATCGGTACACCTCTCCGGTGAGCAGGCTCGAGAGGATTTGCGCCTGCAGCTCGACTGCCGCAATCTGGGATCCATCCGCCGTCCGCACCGGGAAGGTCTCCGGGTAGCCGCCCACAAAGCCGACCAGGACAATTTTGTCTCGCAGTTGGTCGGCAACTTTGGGGTCGAGGGGCGGGATCCCTTCTTGGCCGCGGCAGGCTTGGCCGGGGCTGAGCGTCGGGGAGCCGGATCCCGTCTGGGAGATCAGCGGCGGACAGACCCGTTCGATGGGGATGATGGGGATGCTGTGCTGAGAGCCAAGGGGATTGAACTGAAACGGCTGTAAGCCCGGCTTGCGAAACCAGCGGCTAGCCTTCTCCGGGTCGTACTTGGCAAAAGCCAGAGCCTCCACCGAGGCGAACATCTGCTCCTCCTGGCTGTCGCGGCGTAGGTAGAGCCCCCGCAACTGGGCCTGGCGTAGGATCCCGGTTCTGTCGACTCGGTGTTGCACCACCCCCTGAACATGCTCTGGCGGCACCAAATACTCAAGGCGCAAGGACGAAAAAGGCAAGAAGTGGTTGTAGATGTTGATCTCGGAGCGTCCAAAGCTCTCGCTGCTGCGGGTGGCCAAAACCAAGCGATCCGGGTAGCGCTGCACCACCTGACGCAGGGGAGCATCTAGGTTCTCGTTGCCCAGATTCTGCGGCACCACAAAGCTGCTGGGCAGGTTCAGCACCACCACCCTGGCTTCGGCCTCTTCCAGAAGGCGCAAGGTCAGGCCGGCGTAGTTAGCCCGTTCCAAGAGAAAGTCAACATTATGCTGGCCATCACCACTTTCTCCCTGCCCATCAATGCGGCCATCGATGCCGAGGACCACCACCTCCGGGGAAGGTTGCTGAGGGCCGCGCCAAGCATAGAGCCATTCCTGGGCGTCGCTCTCCAGCCGCAGCAACAAAGGGTGCTGGGCAGAAAGGTTGAGCAAGGTGGCCCACCCCAGGCCCCAAGCCAAGGCCCAGCCCAGTCGCCGCCGGGAGGGAGACAGTCGCCTCTGAGGGCCACGCTCTTGGCCAGCAAGAAGGGGAGAAGCGAGATTCGGCATGTTGAGGCCAACAGGTTGAAGAGCGCCTCCTCTGCCATCTTGGCCGCTGACAACGGCTGGCGAGGGGATCCCTGCCCACCCAGTTGCTGGGGAAAAACCGCAGCTTCAGGGGTGATGGTTGCGCACCCGCGCCGCCTCCTCAGGACTAATGCCGAGACGGGTGAGGTTAACGCGGCCCTTGTGGTCGATGCTGCGCACCTTGACCACCACCTCATCTGCTACGGCAATTTCATCCTCCACCCTGCTGACGCGGTACTCCGCCAGTTGCGAGATGTGGATCATGCCCTCTTTGCCCGGCAAGAACTCCACAAAGGCGCCGATAGGAATGATGCGGGTCACCTTGCCCAGGTACACCTGCCCCTCTTCCACCCGCCGCACCAGGTTTTCGATCATCGCCCGAGCCGCTTCTGCCTGGCCGCCCACCGAGGAGGACACGGTGATCGTGCCATCGTCGCTGATGTCCACCTTGGCTCCTGTCGCTTCGGTGATGCTGCGCACCATCTTGCCGCCAGGGCCGATGATCTTGCCGATATCTTCCGGATCCACCTTGAACGTGAGCAGACGAGGGGCTGTTTTGGCCAACTGGGGCCGAGGCGCCGGGAGAACCTCCAGCATTTTGTCAAGGATGTAGTCCCGCCCGGCCTTGGCCTGCAGGAGGGCTTTCTCCACCACATCCACGGTGATGCCGGTAATTTTCATGTCCATCTGCAAAGCGGTGATCCCGGCCCGCGTGCCGGCCACCTTGAAGTCCATATCCCCCAAAAAGTCCTCGATGCCCTGGATGTCGGTGAGGATGCGCACCTCGTCCCCTTCCTTAATTAAGCCCATGGCTACGCCGCTGACCGGCGCTTTGATCGGCACCCCGGCATCCATCAAAGACAGGGTAGAGCCACAGACTGAGGCCATCGAGGTGGAGCCATTGGAGGAGAGCACCTCTGAGACCACCCGCACCACGTAGGGAAACTCCTCCTCCTTGGGCAGCACCGGCACCAAGGCCCGCTCCGCCAGCGCCCCATGGCCGATCTCCCGCCGTCCCGGCGAGCGCGAGGGCCGCACTTCTCCCACGGAAAAGCCGGGGAAGTTATAGTGGTGCATGTAACGCTTCTCGTCCACTGGGTGCAGATCGTCCAGCTCCTGGGCATCACCAGGGGTGCCGAGGGTGGTGATGGAAAGGACTTGGGTGAGGCCGCGGTTGAACAGAGCGCTGCCGTGTACCCGTGGGATCAAGCCCACCCGACAAGAGACTGGTCGCACCTCGTCCAGCTTGCGCCCATCCACCCGCACCCCCTCCTGCAAGATCTGCTGGCGCATCAGCTTCTTGGTCAAAGCCTTGAACTGGTTGTCCAATTCCTTGGGATTTTCCAGCAGATACAGCCGCAAGGGATCCCCCTCTGGCCGTGCCTGGATCTGGGCCTCTAGCTTGGCCTTGATCGCCTCCAGTTGTTGCTCGCGGCTGGTCTTATCCAGGAACTGCCTGAGGACGGAGCGAATCTCCTCCTGGGCGTGTTCTGCCACAAAGGCAACCAGCTCCTCATTTTGAGGGGGCGGGGGCAGCTCCACAGGGGTGATGTTGAGATCGGCGAAAACTTGCTGTTGGGCCTTGAGCAGCTCTTGAACGGCCTCGAAACCAAACTCAATGGCCTCGACCACGTCCTTTTCCGGCAGTTGGTTGGCGCCGGCCTCCACCATGATTACGCCGTCGGCACAGCCAGCCACCACCAAATCCAGATCGCCGGCCTCGATCTCGGCATAGGTGGGGTTGATGATGAACTCATCTTTAACCAAGCCGACCCGCACCGCCGCCACCGGGCCGTTGAAGGGGATGCGAGCGCTGTGGATGGCCAGCGAGGCCCCCAAAATACACAACACATCGGGCGGCACCTTGTCGTCCACCGAGAGGGTGGTGGCCACGATTTGCACATCGTCCCGCAGCCATTCTGGGAACAAAGGCCGCAGGGGCCGGTCTATAAGACGAGAGATCAGGGTGGCCCGCTCCGGTGGCCGACCTTCCCGCCGCAAGTAGCCTCCTGGGATCCGCCCGGCAGCGTAGAGCCGCTCCTCATAGTCCACCAGCAAAGGCAAGAAATCGACACCGGCACGACCGGCTTGTCGCGTAGCCGTGACCAAGACCGAAGTTTCCCCAGAAGTCAACCAGACTCCGCAACCTGCCTGGGGAGCCATCAACCCAATATTGATGTCAATTTCCCGCCCGTAAAAGGAAATCGACCGAGTATATTCCGCCATGTAACGCTTCGCCTTCTTTTTTCTTGCCGCTATCGTAGCATTCTCTTTTTGCTTTGTTCTCTGGTGGGAGAGAGTTGGGGCGTCGCCAAAAACTGTTCTTCTGGCTCTGGCCGGGGAGCTGCAGCAAGGCTAGGGTAGGCCAGATGCTCGCTTGCCGCCAACCCAACCGCCTCCCGTGCTGATGCTAGAGCCGCTGACGCCTGCCCAAATCAGGGCCTACCTGGAGCGCATTGGCTACGTCGGCCCCACCCAGCTCACCCCGCAAACCCTGCGCCAGATCCACCTGGCCCACCTGCTGCGGGTGCCGTTTGAAAATCTGGATATTCACTGGGGTCGCCCCATTCGCCTGGAGCGGGATTTTTTGTTCCAAAAAATCGTCCGAGAGCGGCGGGGCGGCTTTTGCTTTGAGCTGAACAGCCTGCTGGCCGCTGCTCTGCAGGGGATGGGGTTTTCGGTCCATCTGCTCTCGGGACAGGTGAGCCGGGCCGTTCACGCTACTCGGACGGAGCCTGATGGCCACTTTGGCCCCGAATGCGACCATCTGGCCCTGCAGGTGAACTGCGGCAATGAGGCGTGACATCCTCTCCCGCTAAGCCCTGACGGGCTGTAGACGGGAGCTTCCGAGAATCACTTCTCGGAGTTGCTGCTTCAACGGACTGGTAAACCAGGATCCTCCACAGCCAGAGAGCGGCAGTCCCACCGCCCCCCTATATCCCCCCGTATACGGGGGGACCTGAGTCCTCGCTTCAAAATCTCGATAGCAGCGTTCAAGTCTCTGTCCCAGGACCCACAACGAGGGCAATCATGCACCCGTTCCGACAAGGTCTTGGGAACACGCTCCTCACAAACACAACAATTTTGGGACGTACCACGGGGATCCACTCTCAACACCTGTTTGCCGCGTTTGACCGCCACTGCTGTCAGAATGTCAAGAAATTGTCCCCAAGCCGCATCCAAAATCGATTTAGCCAACCGAGTCCGTGCCAGCCCTCGGACGTTGAGATCCTCCACCACCAACAGGTCGTATTGCCCCACCAGCCAGTGCGCCACTTGGTAGTGGAACGCTTTGCGTTGTCGGGCAACGTGCAACTGCAAACAAGCAACTTTCGTGGCTTGTCTCTTCCAGTTGGCGGATCCCTTCACCTTGCGGCTCAGTTGCCGCTGCTGTCGAGCCAAGTGTTTTTGGGCTCGGCGGTAGTACCGCGGGATAGGCACCACCTCCCCATCGCTGGTGGTGAGAAACCTATCCAATCCCACATCAATGCCCACCGCCTTTTTGATCGGCACAGGCTCTGGGAGAGGAACGCTTTTGTCCTCCAAGGTGATGCAGACATACCACCCATCGGCCTTGCGCACCACTGTGCAGGTTTTGGGCACAAACCCCTCCGGCAAGGGGCGGTGCAGCACCACAGGCAGCGAGCCAATCTTGCTCAGCCGCAGAGTCTCCCCTTCCAGATGCGCTCCCGCCTTGGGGCAATTGATGCGGGGGAATGTGAAGGATCTCAACTCCCCCGCTTTTTTGAAGCGAGGCCGCCCCCGCCGCTTGCCTGTGCTATCCGGCTCCCGCCACGCTTTCCACGCCTTGTCCAGCCGCATCAAGTTTTGCTGCAGCACCTCGGCGTAAATGCCCCGGTAAGCCGGGAACAGTTGCTTGATTTGTTTGAGGGATCCCGCCTGCCGATAATAATTCGGCTCCAGCGGAGCTTCTGACACAGGCAACGGACAAGAGACAAGACTGCAGCGGTCAATTGGACAACGGGTTGCGGTCAGCCAATCCAGT
This window harbors:
- a CDS encoding arylamine N-acetyltransferase family protein → MLEPLTPAQIRAYLERIGYVGPTQLTPQTLRQIHLAHLLRVPFENLDIHWGRPIRLERDFLFQKIVRERRGGFCFELNSLLAAALQGMGFSVHLLSGQVSRAVHATRTEPDGHFGPECDHLALQVNCGNEA
- a CDS encoding RNA-guided endonuclease InsQ/TnpB family protein, which encodes MIITHEYRILPSDDQAALMTEWLELLRRQWNDALGQRLDWLTATRCPIDRCSLVSCPLPVSEAPLEPNYYRQAGSLKQIKQLFPAYRGIYAEVLQQNLMRLDKAWKAWREPDSTGKRRGRPRFKKAGELRSFTFPRINCPKAGAHLEGETLRLSKIGSLPVVLHRPLPEGFVPKTCTVVRKADGWYVCITLEDKSVPLPEPVPIKKAVGIDVGLDRFLTTSDGEVVPIPRYYRRAQKHLARQQRQLSRKVKGSANWKRQATKVACLQLHVARQRKAFHYQVAHWLVGQYDLLVVEDLNVRGLARTRLAKSILDAAWGQFLDILTAVAVKRGKQVLRVDPRGTSQNCCVCEERVPKTLSERVHDCPRCGSWDRDLNAAIEILKRGLRSPRIRGDIGGRWDCRSLAVEDPGLPVR